A genomic segment from Rubrobacter tropicus encodes:
- a CDS encoding type IV pilin protein produces the protein MDGHPVERRSIREAIEDERGFTLIELLVVVIIIGVLAAIAIPAYVGQQDRARDTAAQAQLRTAATAQQLFYAEEDAYAATAAGLAGYGFRQGDQVVTVRSGNASSYCMDAPGGGANVFKITGDTGKPEPGAC, from the coding sequence GTGGACGGACATCCGGTCGAAAGAAGATCCATCCGGGAGGCCATCGAGGACGAGCGCGGCTTCACGCTCATCGAGCTACTGGTGGTGGTGATCATCATAGGCGTTCTCGCCGCCATCGCCATACCCGCCTACGTCGGCCAGCAAGACAGGGCCAGAGACACGGCCGCCCAGGCTCAACTGCGGACGGCCGCCACCGCCCAACAACTCTTCTACGCGGAAGAAGACGCCTACGCCGCCACCGCCGCGGGCCTAGCCGGTTACGGTTTCAGGCAGGGAGACCAGGTAGTAACCGTCCGGTCCGGGAACGCCTCTTCTTACTGCATGGACGCGCCAGGAGGCGGCGCAAACGTCTTCAAGATTACCGGCGACACCGGAAAGCCCGAACCGGGCGCCTGTTAG
- a CDS encoding aminotransferase class V-fold PLP-dependent enzyme, whose translation MNLGDQRGLFEVPGEISYLNCAYMGPLLREAREIGERSVGRKSRPWEVTPDDFFEDAEEARALFARLVGGAADGVAIVPSVSYGMAVATANVPVERGENVLILEDQFPSNVYPWRELVRRKEANLVVVPRPGDHDWTRAVLERLDGRTAVVAVPNCHWTDGSLLDLAEIGRRAREVGAALVVDGIQSVGAHPFDVGGVRPDFLVASSYKWMLGPYGVGFMYVGEEYREGEPVEHNWINRRGSEQFSRLVEYRDDFQPGARRYDVGERSNFVLLPMAITALRQILRWGVGNVSETIGGLTDLIGEEARGLGVGTVPKERRARHMVGLQLGPDAPEDLAARLAAENVFVSVRGDSVRVSPHLYNTERDVERLFAALAKAL comes from the coding sequence ATGAACCTCGGAGATCAACGCGGCCTGTTCGAGGTGCCGGGGGAGATCTCCTACCTCAACTGCGCCTACATGGGACCCCTTCTGCGCGAGGCGCGCGAGATCGGGGAACGCTCCGTGGGCCGCAAGTCGCGCCCGTGGGAGGTAACGCCGGACGATTTCTTCGAGGATGCCGAAGAGGCCCGCGCGCTCTTCGCCCGGCTCGTCGGCGGCGCCGCCGACGGCGTAGCAATCGTCCCCTCCGTAAGCTACGGGATGGCCGTCGCCACGGCCAACGTCCCGGTAGAGCGGGGAGAGAACGTCCTGATCCTGGAAGACCAGTTCCCCTCCAACGTCTACCCGTGGCGCGAACTGGTCCGCAGGAAGGAGGCGAACCTCGTCGTCGTCCCGCGCCCCGGCGACCACGACTGGACGCGCGCGGTGCTCGAACGGCTGGACGGGCGGACCGCGGTCGTGGCCGTGCCGAACTGCCACTGGACGGACGGGTCGTTGCTCGACCTCGCGGAGATCGGGCGCCGGGCGCGGGAGGTCGGGGCGGCGCTCGTGGTCGATGGCATCCAGTCGGTCGGGGCGCATCCTTTCGACGTCGGGGGGGTGAGGCCGGACTTTCTCGTCGCGTCCTCGTACAAGTGGATGCTCGGGCCGTACGGGGTCGGGTTCATGTACGTGGGCGAGGAGTATCGGGAGGGCGAGCCGGTTGAGCACAACTGGATTAACCGCCGCGGCAGCGAGCAGTTCTCGCGCCTCGTCGAGTACAGGGACGACTTCCAGCCCGGCGCCCGGCGTTACGACGTCGGCGAGCGGAGCAACTTCGTCCTGCTGCCGATGGCTATAACCGCCCTGCGGCAGATACTCCGGTGGGGCGTCGGGAACGTCTCGGAGACCATCGGCGGGCTGACCGACCTCATCGGGGAAGAGGCACGCGGGCTCGGCGTCGGGACGGTCCCGAAGGAGAGGCGGGCGCGGCACATGGTCGGGCTGCAGCTCGGCCCCGACGCCCCCGAAGACCTCGCCGCCCGGCTGGCCGCCGAAAACGTCTTCGTCAGCGTGCGCGGCGACAGCGTCCGCGTCTCTCCGCACCTGTACAACACGGAAAGAGACGTGGAACGCCTCTTCGCGGCGCTCGCGAAGGCCCTGTGA
- a CDS encoding FAD-dependent monooxygenase, which translates to MRAVVVGGGIGGLTAAIALRRAGSDVRVFERAGELGEVGAGISLWANAVKALDRIGLGEAVRGLGAEIGGEVRSWRGLPLSSFSAEEMRRFGDASLALHRADLQAALLSALPAGTVRTGARLVRFEHGAGEVIAHFADGREERGDLLVGADGLFSAVRSQLHGEARPRYAGFTAWRGVVEPGRELVPEGADLGLWGRGSEFGLANIGRGRFYWYLTKNAPEGEGDGPAGRKRDVLERLRGWYGPAPEAVGATEEAEILRTDIYDREPLGEVWGEGRVTLLGDAAHPMTPNLGQGACQAVEDAVVLARCLAQGPAEDALRLYERRRAARTARIQRSSRLAGRWFFQLENSLACRLRDAAFKHLLARAQLRQLEPVVGYEV; encoded by the coding sequence TTGAGGGCGGTCGTGGTGGGCGGTGGTATTGGCGGGCTGACGGCGGCCATCGCCCTCCGCCGCGCGGGGTCGGACGTTCGGGTCTTCGAGCGCGCGGGTGAGCTTGGGGAGGTGGGGGCCGGTATCTCGCTCTGGGCAAACGCGGTGAAGGCCCTGGACCGCATCGGCCTCGGCGAGGCCGTTCGGGGCCTGGGGGCGGAGATCGGGGGCGAGGTCCGCTCCTGGCGCGGGCTTCCGCTCTCTTCGTTCTCCGCGGAGGAGATGCGCCGGTTCGGCGACGCGAGCCTCGCTCTTCACCGGGCGGATCTCCAGGCGGCCCTCCTCTCCGCGCTTCCGGCCGGGACGGTCCGGACCGGGGCGAGGCTCGTCCGCTTCGAGCACGGCGCCGGGGAGGTGATCGCCCACTTCGCCGACGGCCGGGAGGAGCGGGGCGACCTCCTCGTGGGGGCCGACGGCCTCTTCTCCGCCGTCCGGTCGCAGTTGCACGGCGAAGCCCGGCCCCGCTACGCCGGGTTCACCGCTTGGCGCGGCGTCGTCGAGCCGGGCCGCGAGCTCGTGCCCGAAGGGGCTGACCTGGGCCTCTGGGGGCGGGGGTCGGAGTTCGGGCTCGCGAACATCGGGCGCGGCCGGTTCTACTGGTACCTGACCAAGAACGCGCCCGAGGGCGAGGGGGACGGCCCAGCGGGGCGCAAGAGGGACGTTCTGGAGCGCCTGCGGGGCTGGTACGGGCCCGCGCCGGAGGCGGTCGGGGCCACGGAGGAGGCAGAGATCCTGCGTACCGACATCTACGACAGGGAGCCCCTCGGGGAGGTGTGGGGCGAGGGTAGGGTAACGCTGCTGGGCGACGCGGCCCACCCGATGACGCCGAACCTCGGCCAGGGCGCGTGCCAGGCCGTGGAGGACGCGGTGGTGCTCGCCCGGTGCCTGGCACAAGGTCCCGCCGAAGACGCCCTGAGACTCTACGAGCGTCGGCGCGCGGCGCGGACCGCCCGGATACAGCGCAGCTCCCGGCTCGCAGGGCGGTGGTTCTTCCAACTGGAGAACTCCCTGGCGTGCCGGCTGCGCGACGCGGCGTTCAAGCACCTGCTCGCGCGCGCCCAGCTCCGCCAACTCGAACCCGTGGTGGGGTACGAGGTATGA
- a CDS encoding MDR family MFS transporter, translating to MGFSRRRKTLVVLATLIGTFLAALDATVVGTAMPTIIGELGGLSLYPWAFASYLLAATVTGPVFGKLSDTYGRKPVYLAGIFLFLLGSVLAGTSQSMAALIAFRTLQGLGAGAVQPVAITIVGDIFELEARARIQGLFGAVWGISAILGPAVGGLLTDLVSWRWVFYINIPFGLVAAVLLALALTESFERRPRKVDYLGTALLTGGLVAVLLALLGGGGTGLSAGSMALFVGGAATLVLFVFVEGRADDPVVPLDLFRDRILSVSAAGNLAMGGVLLGVSVYVPLFVQGSLGGTALTAGAVVASLSIGWPVGSFVGGRMLLRTGYRTTLLLGSALIAAGSALCVPMDRGTSLAYVVTAVVTIGLGLGFSSTSYLVSVQNAVPWRRRGVATSSVVFFRTVGGSLGVAVMGALLNASLGERYDAAVGRVTDGDAALGRLLSDPNALLQPAVRSRVPEAAYAELSGALAAALSPAFWVLLVFGLASLGAAMFFPRGAAGDLVRGGARGG from the coding sequence TTGGGGTTCAGCAGGCGGCGCAAGACGCTCGTGGTGCTCGCCACGCTTATCGGGACGTTCCTGGCGGCCCTGGACGCGACGGTTGTTGGGACCGCGATGCCGACGATCATCGGCGAGCTCGGCGGGCTCTCGCTCTACCCGTGGGCCTTCGCCTCGTACCTGCTGGCCGCGACCGTGACGGGACCCGTCTTCGGCAAGCTCTCGGACACCTACGGCAGAAAGCCCGTTTACCTGGCCGGGATCTTCCTGTTTTTGCTTGGCAGCGTGCTCGCGGGAACCTCGCAGAGCATGGCGGCGCTCATAGCGTTCAGGACTTTGCAGGGGCTCGGGGCGGGCGCCGTGCAGCCCGTGGCGATCACCATCGTGGGCGACATCTTCGAGCTCGAGGCGCGGGCGCGCATTCAAGGGTTGTTCGGGGCTGTGTGGGGGATCTCCGCGATCCTCGGCCCGGCCGTCGGCGGCCTCTTGACCGACCTCGTCTCCTGGCGCTGGGTGTTCTACATAAACATCCCCTTCGGCCTCGTGGCGGCCGTCCTCCTCGCCCTCGCCCTTACCGAGTCGTTCGAGCGCCGCCCACGCAAGGTGGACTACCTCGGCACCGCGCTGCTGACCGGCGGGCTCGTCGCGGTCCTGCTCGCCCTGCTCGGTGGCGGCGGTACGGGGCTTTCGGCCGGTTCCATGGCACTTTTCGTCGGTGGCGCCGCGACGCTCGTCCTCTTCGTGTTCGTCGAGGGGCGGGCCGACGACCCCGTTGTCCCGTTGGATCTTTTTCGGGACAGGATCCTCTCCGTTTCGGCGGCCGGGAACCTGGCGATGGGCGGGGTCCTGCTCGGCGTCTCCGTCTACGTGCCGCTCTTCGTGCAGGGCTCGCTCGGCGGCACGGCCCTAACGGCCGGGGCCGTGGTTGCCTCTCTGTCCATAGGCTGGCCCGTCGGGTCGTTCGTCGGCGGACGGATGCTGCTCAGGACCGGCTACCGCACGACGCTCCTGCTCGGGTCCGCCCTGATCGCCGCAGGCTCCGCCCTGTGCGTCCCGATGGACAGGGGCACCTCGCTCGCCTACGTCGTCACCGCGGTCGTTACCATAGGGCTCGGGCTCGGATTCTCTAGCACCAGCTACCTGGTGAGCGTGCAGAACGCCGTGCCCTGGCGGCGGCGCGGCGTCGCGACCTCCTCGGTCGTCTTCTTCAGGACGGTCGGAGGGTCCCTGGGCGTCGCCGTGATGGGCGCGCTGCTCAACGCCTCCCTGGGCGAACGCTACGACGCCGCCGTCGGGCGGGTCACGGACGGCGACGCCGCCCTCGGAAGGTTGCTTTCGGACCCGAACGCCCTGCTGCAGCCCGCCGTGCGCTCCCGCGTCCCCGAAGCGGCCTACGCGGAGCTCTCGGGGGCCCTGGCGGCCGCGCTCTCGCCGGCGTTCTGGGTGCTGCTCGTCTTCGGCCTCGCCAGCCTGGGGGCTGCGATGTTCTTCCCCCGGGGCGCAGCGGGGGACCTCGTACGAGGAGGTGCCAGGGGTGGCTGA
- a CDS encoding flavin reductase family protein, with product MEQTRSEILKTIPYGFYITGVVGADGEVNGFTTCWVSQVSFEPQQVMVAVRKDQHSHELMEQGGVFSLNFLDTEQEDLARRFTRPLESENGAVGGSPYKTGETGAPLFEEAFAHLECRVVGKLEAGDHTVYLGEVAAATLDRPADILTDLDTPMEYGG from the coding sequence ATGGAACAGACGCGGAGCGAGATCCTGAAGACGATCCCTTACGGTTTCTACATCACGGGCGTCGTCGGGGCTGACGGCGAGGTCAACGGCTTCACGACCTGCTGGGTCTCGCAGGTCTCGTTCGAGCCGCAGCAGGTGATGGTCGCGGTCCGCAAGGACCAGCACAGCCACGAGTTGATGGAGCAGGGCGGGGTCTTCTCCTTGAACTTCCTGGACACGGAGCAGGAAGACCTGGCCCGTCGGTTCACCCGCCCGCTAGAGTCCGAGAACGGCGCGGTCGGCGGCTCCCCTTACAAGACCGGCGAGACAGGCGCCCCCCTCTTCGAAGAGGCCTTCGCCCACCTCGAATGCCGCGTGGTCGGCAAGCTGGAGGCGGGCGACCACACCGTCTACCTCGGCGAGGTCGCCGCCGCGACCCTCGACCGGCCCGCCGACATCCTGACCGACCTCGATACCCCGATGGAGTACGGGGGATAA
- a CDS encoding response regulator, which translates to MDRGKQTIMLADDDPVVLDFATEALTDEGFRVVVATDGQRALQEALGRRVDLIVMDVSMPQVGGVEACHCLKAMPKTSKIPVVLMAAKKDPAGRALAERTHGCVRVLRKPFSGEELVSTVRELVKPRSLIR; encoded by the coding sequence GTGGACAGAGGAAAACAGACTATTATGCTCGCCGACGACGACCCCGTCGTGCTGGATTTCGCCACGGAGGCCCTTACCGATGAGGGTTTCCGGGTGGTCGTGGCCACGGACGGGCAGAGGGCGCTTCAGGAGGCGCTGGGCCGCAGGGTCGACCTCATCGTTATGGACGTCTCCATGCCGCAGGTCGGCGGCGTCGAGGCCTGCCACTGCCTCAAAGCGATGCCGAAGACGTCCAAGATCCCGGTCGTCCTTATGGCCGCGAAGAAGGACCCGGCCGGCAGGGCCCTCGCGGAACGGACGCACGGGTGCGTGCGCGTCCTGCGCAAGCCTTTCTCTGGCGAGGAGCTCGTCTCCACCGTTCGCGAGCTCGTCAAGCCGCGCTCGCTCATCAGGTAA
- a CDS encoding carotenoid biosynthesis protein — MLSHLFRPTPRPLLLASALAFFAAFFATRFPDVPGASVGSYVSTALIAFPSFVALFVHLGPRRALLSILTVSAFAYAIESIGVATGFPYGTFFYGDALGPKLFGLVPYLLPVTYVPLVIGAVAAAWSPGRIAPRVLFSALLLVGIDAVLDPGATALGFWIWPEGGPYYGVPLSNFAGWLVSGAVSAALLLSVGRPRTPPPPGSLDSLILATAFWTGTALFSGLIFPVLLGVLLFAFFLHRRSYLRSRRK; from the coding sequence GTGCTTTCACACCTCTTCCGCCCGACCCCGCGACCGCTGCTCCTCGCCTCGGCCCTCGCCTTCTTCGCCGCCTTCTTCGCCACCCGTTTTCCGGACGTGCCGGGCGCTAGCGTCGGCTCCTATGTCTCCACGGCCCTTATAGCCTTCCCGTCTTTCGTGGCCCTCTTCGTCCACCTCGGCCCTCGAAGGGCGTTGCTGTCGATCCTCACGGTCTCGGCCTTCGCCTACGCGATCGAGTCCATCGGCGTTGCGACGGGGTTTCCATACGGCACTTTTTTCTACGGCGACGCCCTCGGCCCGAAGCTCTTCGGGCTGGTGCCCTACCTCCTGCCCGTCACGTACGTCCCGCTCGTGATCGGGGCCGTTGCCGCCGCGTGGTCCCCCGGACGCATCGCCCCGCGCGTCCTCTTCTCCGCCCTCCTCCTCGTCGGCATCGACGCCGTACTCGACCCCGGCGCCACCGCGCTCGGGTTCTGGATCTGGCCCGAAGGCGGCCCCTACTACGGCGTCCCACTCAGCAACTTCGCCGGCTGGCTCGTCTCCGGCGCCGTCTCCGCCGCCCTGCTCCTCTCCGTCGGACGCCCTCGAACCCCGCCACCCCCAGGCTCCCTCGACAGCCTCATCCTCGCCACCGCGTTCTGGACCGGCACCGCCCTCTTCTCCGGTCTCATCTTCCCCGTCCTGCTCGGCGTACTCCTCTTCGCCTTCTTCCTGCACCGCCGCTCGTACCTCCGCTCCCGTCGGAAGTAG
- a CDS encoding phytoene desaturase family protein, with protein MSRVVVVGGGLGGLAAAALLGRAGHAVTLLEATDRLGGKSRRVELDGRRVDTGPSLVTFPGVWEELLRRWDAPDGPGEAAEVASLKLRRMPEVGRYHFRGESVSLPVEEGHPWRAAWERFARTHGGLGPQVTKLLTADPTDRRTLPALGGLLRAYGARLTTRSYLDGLRWMPDGLREVIAIHTLNAGVSPERTPALYASMPAVMAHDGVFAPEGGVYEIVLALERLARRAGVEVRTGEPALSISAGKVLTAEETYPADAVVGALDAGRLEGLLGSGKASRRRLSCSGVAVYAALKEELPGSVPPHSVVLPSDPAALHASLEAGGEPGETMAFVNHYGAGEVYPNGGDTLALLLTAPANGREYGLEDPFVEKEIGRISEAVGLPGPATEYFGEHLVLHPRYFGGWGSVGGALYGEARPFWMSGPLHRPRYNERRRPWLWRVGASVHPGGGIPAVLGGAMISTGRLLRFLAK; from the coding sequence GTGAGCCGGGTCGTCGTCGTGGGCGGCGGCCTCGGGGGTCTCGCCGCGGCGGCCCTGCTGGGCCGCGCCGGCCACGCCGTCACGCTTCTCGAAGCGACAGACCGGCTCGGGGGCAAGAGCCGGCGCGTAGAGCTCGACGGACGCCGGGTGGACACGGGCCCGTCCCTGGTCACCTTCCCCGGCGTCTGGGAAGAGCTGCTGCGCCGCTGGGACGCACCGGACGGTCCCGGCGAGGCCGCCGAGGTCGCTTCATTAAAGCTGCGACGGATGCCCGAGGTAGGTCGCTACCACTTCCGGGGCGAGTCGGTCTCGCTGCCGGTAGAGGAGGGCCACCCGTGGCGGGCGGCGTGGGAGCGGTTCGCCCGCACCCACGGCGGCCTCGGTCCCCAGGTAACGAAGCTCCTCACGGCCGACCCCACCGACCGCCGGACACTCCCTGCGCTCGGCGGGCTCCTGCGGGCCTACGGGGCCAGGCTCACGACCCGCTCCTACCTCGACGGGCTCCGGTGGATGCCGGACGGTCTGCGCGAGGTCATAGCCATCCACACCCTCAACGCCGGGGTCTCCCCGGAAAGGACCCCGGCCCTCTACGCGAGCATGCCGGCCGTGATGGCCCACGACGGCGTCTTCGCGCCCGAGGGCGGCGTCTACGAGATCGTCCTCGCCCTGGAGCGTCTCGCCCGCCGGGCCGGGGTCGAGGTGCGAACCGGCGAGCCCGCGCTCTCCATCTCTGCCGGCAAAGTCCTCACCGCCGAGGAAACATATCCGGCGGACGCCGTCGTGGGTGCCCTGGATGCAGGCCGGCTGGAAGGACTGCTCGGGTCCGGCAAGGCTTCCCGGCGCAGGCTCTCGTGCTCGGGGGTGGCGGTGTACGCGGCGCTCAAGGAAGAGTTGCCGGGGTCCGTTCCCCCGCACAGCGTCGTGCTACCCTCCGACCCTGCGGCGCTCCACGCTAGCCTGGAGGCGGGAGGAGAGCCCGGGGAGACTATGGCTTTCGTCAACCATTACGGGGCGGGCGAGGTATATCCGAACGGTGGGGATACGCTCGCGCTTCTGCTCACCGCGCCGGCCAACGGCAGGGAGTACGGGCTGGAAGATCCGTTCGTCGAGAAGGAGATCGGGCGCATCTCGGAGGCCGTCGGGCTGCCGGGCCCGGCCACGGAGTACTTCGGGGAGCACCTCGTTTTGCATCCCAGGTACTTCGGAGGGTGGGGAAGCGTCGGCGGGGCCCTTTACGGGGAGGCGCGGCCTTTCTGGATGAGCGGCCCGTTACACCGGCCGCGGTACAACGAGCGGCGGCGTCCGTGGCTCTGGAGGGTCGGGGCGAGCGTGCATCCGGGGGGCGGGATACCGGCCGTGCTCGGGGGGGCCATGATCTCGACGGGCAGGCTGCTCCGGTTTCTGGCTAAATAG
- a CDS encoding sulfatase family protein: protein MKQVLCIDGCGPARGLAAAFVLALLFVLPVACGEETKAGRAAEPDPADPVGAAPAGRPSVVVILADDLDRAAFHRSTLDSAWTPEGTSFTNALATTSLCCPSRASIFRGQYSHNTGLINNGNDEPGGGAKFFRESGLEDETLATVLRDDGYETWFGGKYLNGFEEDGGWLGYVPPGWDHWQAYLSPDIAFQDGVVNDMEGHRTDWLSGKATEFIGDQRGSSKPFFMHISPWDTHTPLVAPERHEDAYPRARAPRPPSFDEADVSDKPAWIREKAPLKEREVARFDRHHGARMRGALTLEDLSRDVVAALSRAGRLNDTYLIFTSDNGYHMGLHRIRGEKWTPYTEAHEVPFVVRGPGVSENKTFDGLVANTDIAPTVLDLAGLSPPEWMDGRSFTPFLDGTAPEDWRSSLLIEGANHQRQKRPGYSGVRREDDVYVRYATGEEEYYDLAHDPYQLQNRPDAAPPGIKQDLKALENCAGQTCTEAENP, encoded by the coding sequence TTGAAGCAGGTTCTATGCATTGACGGCTGCGGGCCGGCGCGTGGGTTGGCGGCGGCCTTCGTATTGGCCTTGCTCTTCGTCCTGCCCGTTGCTTGCGGGGAAGAGACGAAGGCCGGGCGGGCCGCGGAGCCCGACCCCGCTGACCCTGTGGGCGCGGCACCGGCCGGAAGGCCGAGCGTCGTGGTAATCCTCGCCGACGACCTCGACCGGGCCGCCTTCCACCGCTCGACGCTCGACTCGGCCTGGACGCCCGAGGGGACCAGCTTCACGAACGCCCTGGCGACCACCTCGCTGTGCTGCCCCTCCAGGGCTTCGATCTTCCGCGGCCAGTACTCGCACAACACCGGCCTGATCAACAACGGCAACGACGAACCGGGCGGAGGAGCGAAGTTTTTCAGGGAGAGCGGTCTGGAGGACGAAACCCTCGCCACGGTCCTGCGAGACGACGGGTACGAGACCTGGTTCGGCGGCAAGTACCTCAACGGTTTCGAGGAGGACGGCGGGTGGCTCGGGTACGTGCCGCCCGGCTGGGACCACTGGCAGGCCTACCTGAGCCCGGACATAGCGTTCCAGGACGGGGTGGTCAACGACATGGAGGGCCACCGTACGGACTGGCTCTCCGGCAAGGCCACGGAGTTCATAGGAGACCAGCGGGGTTCTTCGAAACCCTTCTTCATGCACATATCCCCCTGGGATACCCACACGCCGCTCGTCGCGCCGGAGCGCCACGAGGACGCGTACCCGCGGGCGCGGGCGCCGAGGCCGCCCTCCTTCGACGAGGCCGACGTCTCGGACAAACCGGCCTGGATCCGCGAAAAGGCCCCGTTGAAAGAACGCGAGGTGGCCCGGTTCGACCGGCACCACGGCGCGCGGATGCGGGGGGCGCTCACGCTCGAAGACCTGAGCCGCGACGTCGTCGCGGCCCTCTCCCGCGCCGGCCGGCTGAACGATACGTACCTGATCTTCACCTCGGACAACGGCTACCACATGGGCCTTCACCGCATAAGGGGCGAGAAATGGACCCCGTACACCGAGGCGCACGAGGTCCCGTTCGTGGTGAGGGGCCCCGGGGTCTCCGAAAACAAGACCTTCGACGGCCTGGTGGCGAACACGGACATCGCCCCCACGGTCCTAGATCTGGCCGGGCTCTCCCCGCCCGAGTGGATGGACGGCCGCAGTTTCACCCCGTTTCTCGACGGCACGGCCCCCGAAGACTGGCGCTCGTCGCTGCTCATCGAGGGCGCCAACCACCAGCGTCAGAAAAGGCCCGGTTACTCCGGCGTGCGCCGCGAAGACGACGTCTACGTCAGGTACGCAACCGGCGAAGAAGAATACTACGACCTCGCCCATGACCCATACCAGCTTCAGAACCGCCCCGACGCCGCGCCGCCAGGGATCAAGCAAGACCTGAAAGCCCTCGAAAACTGCGCCGGACAAACCTGCACAGAGGCCGAAAACCCGTAA
- a CDS encoding calcium-binding protein produces MKRTTLLAATMLTALLMAAGTALAAEMIGSPANNRIGGTENGDVISARGGDDTVFGRGGNDEVYGQPGMDDLSGNAGNDDLYGGSGNDILRGGDGQDDVYGGDGTDRLTGGEGTDELSGGNNNDIINADGGGLDLVNCGLGTDDRVLADPNDGVNGDCERISRR; encoded by the coding sequence ATGAAGAGGACGACACTGCTGGCGGCCACGATGCTGACGGCGCTCTTGATGGCGGCCGGGACGGCGCTCGCGGCGGAGATGATAGGGTCGCCGGCGAACAACAGAATCGGGGGCACGGAGAACGGGGACGTCATCTCGGCCCGCGGCGGGGACGACACCGTCTTCGGTCGGGGGGGCAACGACGAGGTCTACGGCCAGCCCGGGATGGACGACCTCTCCGGCAACGCGGGCAACGACGACCTGTACGGCGGCAGCGGCAACGACATCCTCCGCGGCGGCGACGGGCAGGACGACGTCTACGGCGGCGACGGCACCGACAGGCTCACCGGCGGCGAAGGCACCGACGAGCTCTCCGGCGGGAACAACAACGACATCATTAACGCCGACGGCGGCGGACTCGACCTCGTCAACTGCGGCCTGGGAACCGACGACCGGGTGCTCGCCGACCCCAACGACGGCGTGAACGGCGACTGCGAGAGGATAAGCAGGAGGTAG
- a CDS encoding UbiA family prenyltransferase, with the protein MGLRWYIWAVIRRLTHISRPVLWINTVGPATVGMWLTGSLWSWEALPVLIWLTLPFNLLIYGVNDVFDQETDAKNPRKGTLEGARIVPEEASLIARGVVLLNGPFLLYFLLILPVGATLWMALYALIFVGYSVPPARFKARPFLDSGSNAAYAFPLVFVPLAFGASPLWPAAVGLMAWSAAKHTFDAVQDVDEDRAAGIDTTAVRLGPSGVVLWSGSLWAAATLCFALVNLPVALVNAAISGYLLYGLYRNPTPRTGHRLYPMSIAFPYLAGTVAGVQLVGALSLGAYP; encoded by the coding sequence GTGGGTTTGCGCTGGTATATTTGGGCCGTGATCCGGCGTCTAACTCACATCTCGCGGCCCGTGCTCTGGATCAATACTGTGGGACCGGCGACGGTCGGGATGTGGCTGACCGGCAGCCTCTGGAGTTGGGAGGCGCTGCCGGTTCTGATCTGGCTCACTTTGCCCTTCAACCTCCTGATCTACGGCGTCAACGACGTCTTCGACCAGGAGACGGACGCAAAAAATCCCCGGAAGGGCACCCTGGAGGGCGCCCGCATCGTCCCCGAGGAGGCCTCCCTCATAGCCCGCGGCGTCGTCCTGCTGAACGGCCCGTTCTTGTTGTACTTCCTCTTGATACTGCCCGTCGGGGCGACGCTGTGGATGGCGCTCTACGCCCTGATCTTCGTCGGCTACTCCGTCCCGCCGGCCCGGTTCAAGGCGCGGCCCTTCCTCGATTCCGGGAGCAACGCGGCCTACGCCTTCCCGCTGGTCTTCGTGCCGCTGGCTTTCGGGGCGTCTCCCCTCTGGCCCGCGGCCGTCGGCCTGATGGCGTGGAGCGCGGCCAAGCACACCTTCGACGCCGTCCAGGACGTCGACGAGGACCGCGCGGCGGGCATCGATACGACCGCCGTCCGGCTCGGCCCCTCGGGGGTCGTCCTCTGGAGCGGTTCGCTCTGGGCGGCCGCGACCCTGTGCTTCGCGCTCGTGAACCTCCCCGTGGCCCTCGTCAACGCCGCGATCTCCGGGTACCTGCTCTACGGCCTATACAGGAACCCCACGCCGCGGACGGGACACAGGCTCTACCCCATGTCCATAGCCTTTCCCTACCTGGCCGGGACCGTGGCAGGCGTGCAACTCGTGGGCGCTCTGTCTCTGGGGGCCTACCCGTGA